In Parabacteroides timonensis, the genomic stretch TCTTCGGCTATTGCATCCATTTCCGATATGACAAAGTCGTACAGTTCCTTTTCCGAATTCCGTTTAGGGTAAAGAACATCTTCGGAGTCATCCAGGGAAGCCGCTTTCGTCATTAGAGGAACACCGCCATATCGCTTGACCATTGAGAAATAGTTGAACGCCCTTATAAAACGTGCTTCAGCTACACGGAGCGTTCTTGTTTCGCTGTCAATAGGCGAGTCTGGCACCCGTTCAATAAATTGATTCAGGTTACGAATGATATAGTAAGGGTATTCCCACCATTCGAGAAATCCTCCGTTAATATTCAGTTTCCCGGTTTTGTAGCTTCCGGCATTCCCGGAAATTTCCCAGCCACCTTTGCCTTCGTCCGCAATGTTGTTAATGACCAGCGGACCGTATCCATGTTCACTGGTATGGATCTCCCATTTCCCATCGACAGGCGAACCTGCCGACCAACTCTCTATATAATCGCTGGCCTCATTGGTAAAGACTGTTGTCAGCATATATTGTTGGGCCAGATAAGCATCGATCATTACGGGATCATTCCATACCACGTCATCTGAAATAATATCCAGCGGTTTCTTATCCAGGATATCATCCAGACAAGAGGTCAGACTACATAATCCGATTAAGAATAGAACTAATTTCTTTTTCATATTATTGATACTTTATTTTCTGTTAGAATGATAAATTCAATCCAAAACTGAATGTGCGCTGTTGCGGATAATACATCAGTTTATTGCCAATATTCGGAGCTTCAGGGTCTATGCCGTATTTTCGTATGTTGCTTATGGTGAACAGGTTGGTGCCTGCAACATAAATACGAACCTGGTCGATCCCGACCTTATCCAGTATTTCTTTCGGTACATTATATCCCAAGGAAGCATTTTTAAGTCTTAAGTAAGAGGTTGACTTGTAATAATAATCGGAAGTCCAGCCATTGGATGTCGAGCCTCCTAATCGAGGAATCAATGCCTGTGGATTATTATTCTCCTGTGTCCAGCGTTCATCATATTTTACTTCTGTTTCAAAGCCTAAAGATGCATTGGTGTAATATCCGAATGCTCCCTGAAATAAAGCAGAGAAATCAAAGTTGCGGTATCTTAAATCCATCGACAGACCATACATCCAGTGTGGCATTGTACCCATTCCGATATCTTTCTGGTCTTTCCAATCTAATACGCCGTCTCCGTTCAGGTCTTTGTATTTGATATCTCCGGGACGAAGAGAGTGATTACCGCCTAATGCACTATAAGTATATTCCAATGCATCGATCTCTTCCTGGCTGGTAAATAACTTCTCGGCTGAATAACCGAAGGCGCGGTCTGTCCACTGTCCTGACAACTGATTGATTCTTTTTTGATCAGGATCTTCGTAATCGGGCTCTTCATGGTGATCCCATTTGGATCGTGACCACGATATGTTACCATTGATATTATAGGAGAAATCAGCAACTTTACCCTCCGTTCCCAGGTTTAGTTCAAATCCACGGTCATTCAGGCTGTTCAGGTTTTCCTGAGGCAGCGCGGAGCCAAAGGTAGAAGGCAGTGAGCGTGTACGGGTTGCCGGTATGCCATCCCGTTGACGATAGAATCCTTCGATGGAGCCATGAATTTTCCGGCCAAGGAAAGAATAGTCGATACCTCCGTTATAGATAGACATTTTTTCCCAGGTAAGCAGCGGATTAGCCAGGCCTGTTGAGTAAAGCCCCGAGACAGGGGTGTCACCTAATAAATAAGTCCCTCTCATCGCATATCCCGACAGATATTGGAAATTACCTACGGCATCATTTCCGGACTGACCGTAACTAACCCTTAACTTCAGGTTGTCGACGAAGGTCAGGTTTTTAAAGAAACTTTCCTGTGAGGCGACCCATCCCAGGGATACTCCGGGGAAATATCCCCAACGGCTATCTTTCGGGAATTTGGCAGATGCATCGGCACGCAGGATAGTTTCAATCAAATAGCGGTCTTTGAATGCATAATTGATCCTTGCAACAAAACTGGCTCTTCCCATTTCGCTGGCAGAGCCATCGTTACTCATTCCCGAGGTACTACCGGCATACAATTGTTCGATGGAAGGAGTCAGGAAATCTTTCCGGTAAGCCATAAAGTTATTATTGGAGTAATCGATACTCTCGAACAAAGCTAAACCGGAGACACGGTGAGTGTCGTTGAACAGGTTGTCGTAGGTGAACGAATATTGTTGAGTCAATATGCTTCCCCGGTACGTCCTTTCCCTGAGTTCTGCTTTTTCTTTAAAGTTACCCGCATAATTGTACGTGTCCGTCGCTGTATTGTAGGTGTAATACTTGATTGGTTTTGTAAATTCCTTTACATACTGTTCATCGTCGATATAATTGATAAATGCTTTAGCCTTCAGCCCTTTGACATATTTGAAATCGTAAGACAAGGAAACACCTCCTCTTAAATCACGTTTCTTGTTGTGGTTATAGCCCGTCAGGTCCGAATTGGAGGTGGCGGCAATACTGCCCACATCGATACCACCCCAGGCAAGCTTGGTCGGGTCCGGTAACTGGGACGGATACCAGGGTTTGGTATTGTATAAATCCTGCCACAAATGTCCCTCATTTCCCATGCCTCTGACAGGGAAGTTACGATCTTCGTAAGTCAGGGTCAAGTCGATGGTCAGATTGATACGGTCTGTAATAGCGGCATCCATGTTCGATTGGATGTTATAACGTTTGTAGTCTCCACCATTCTTTTTGATCATGGTTTGTTGGTCGGTATAACCGAAGTAACCCATATATTTGATTTTACTGCTTCCTCCTCTGACAGATAAGTTATGATTCTGTTGAGGTGCCCATTTGCGGAATACATAATCGAACCAATCCGTATTAGGATAAGCCGGATCGTTGCCTGCAAAGAACTTATCTACCGCCTCTGCCGTCCAGGGGGCACCGGCTTCCGGTTGACCACTCTGCAGGTACGCTTCGCGTTCCATCTGTGTCCTTTGACCTGAGCTGGCTGGTTTTACCATATCGGTAACTCCCTGGATCGTAAATGATCCGTTGTAAGTGATCGTCGGCTTTTGATCTTGTCCGCGTTTGGTCGTCACCAGTAGTACCCCGTTTCCGGCACGAGCTCCGTAAATAGAGGCTGCACCATCTTTCAGTATCGAGATAGACTCTATCTGATTTGGGTCGATATTATTGAAACTGGACTCCACTCCATCCACTATTATCAGAGGATCACCAAATCCGCGAATACTTAATGAACTGCCGTCGGAGCCGGGCTGGCCGCTATTTTGTTTGGCTAACAATCCGGGCAGTTGTCCGGCCAGTGCATTGGTTACGTTGGCAATCGGGGCCGTTGTCAGTTTATCTGATTTAATAGCAGCGACCGATCCGGTAAGGTTTCCTTTTCTTTGCACACCGTATCCTACGACAATAACTTCGTCGATTGCCTGACTATCTTCTTTTAACTGGATATTGATCACCCGTCTGTTATTTACCGCGATGGTTTGCGGATTATACCCGATATAAGTGATTTGCAGTGTAGACGACAATAATGCGTCTATACTATACTTACCCTCTATATCTGTTATTGTGCCATTGGTTGTCCCTTTCTCTACAATGTTAGCCCCGATGATCGGTTCCCCGTTTATGTCTGTGACAATACCAGTAATTGTAGTACGCTGCTGGTTGATTTCGTTTTTTTCCGATGAGGAAACAACAATGTAAGATCCCTCCTGCACATAACTCAGTCCTATTGTAGAAAATAGATTGTCTAAAATCTGTTTGACCGGCTGGTTTCTGGCATTCACTACAACTTTTAAGTTCGTGTCTACATTCACATTATATACGAACAGGTAGTCTGTCTGTTTTTCAATAGTATTCAATACTTCTTTCAGAGATGTATTGTTGGCCCGTATGCTAATTCGTGCATTTTGTGAGCTCGAATCGATTGCATGTAATGAAAATATCAGTACAAACAAGAGGATTGAGGTTATTCTCATAATTCTGAAAAAATGTTTATGTCGTGATTTTTTTAGGTAATAGGTTCCCGACAAAGATACTTTATTCATAACTTTGTAATTATTAGAGATTAATACAGTTTTTGATAATTGTGTTAGTCATAAAGCGATAGATGTTCCCGCATTTATCGCTTTTTTCTTTCAGCATTCTATCATAGGCAATGTGATTTAAGGGTTTAACATGTTATTTAATGTAGATAATAGTGTTGTTTTCATTCCTCTTGAAGCGGAAGTCGGCATCTCGCTGGAGAACCTGCAATATGAAATCTACGCCGTCTGAAATACGAAATTTCCCGCTACAGATATAATTGTCCAGGTGCTTATTCTCGTTAATGATCTGTATATCATAGGTTTTTTCAAACTCTTTCATTAAATCGTTAAATGCAATATGTTCAAAACAAAGTAATCCTTCTTTCCAGCGGTAGATATCGTAGTTCTGTATTTTATCAACTATCAGTTGCCCGTCTATATAATCCGCTTTTTGCAGTGGGTGTAATATTATCTTGTTATCTGGTTCGCTTTTGTCTGAAATTAATATGGAGCCTTCCATCAATGCTACTGAAAATGAAGATGTTTTATTGTAAGCATCGACATTGAACTTTGTCCCCAATACTTCTATATTATATTTGTCGGTCTGCACGACAAATGGTCTCCTGGTATCTTTCGTGACCTCAAAATAGCCTTCCCCGTCTAACGTAATCACCCTTTTTCCTTTCTTGTTGGTGAATGATGCCGGGTATTTCATTTTTGATCCGGAATTGAGCCATACGTTGGTTCCGTCTGACAATAGAACATTGACCCTTTGGCCGGTAGGAACGGATATCGTGTTCATTAGCTGCCCTGTATCTGGCTTCACAAAATTGTAAATCTGTATGCCGCATACGATAAACAGGGCGATAACGGCTGCATACCGGATTATATTCTTCCAATGAAGAACATTTTTCGGCGAGGTATGAGATATCTGAATCTTCTTGTTCTGAACAAGCAGAATATCGAAGTATTTGCGTTCTTTCAGATATTCCTGCATGTTCTGCTCTGAAGCTTCAGCCCAGTTACAAACCTCTTCTTCTTCTTTATAAGAAGCTTTTCCTAAGAAAAAACGATATAGTATTTCCTTTTCCATATTTAATAAGCACATAAATAAATAGTATCCCTAAAAGAGAAAGCTTATTTTTTTGGAAAAAAATGGGGATGGTCTGTTAATTCAAAAAAATGAAAAAGAACGGAAGATAATCTTTCAATCTTTTTCTTAATACGTTTAGTGCCTTTGTGATGTGAAATTCAACGCTTTTAGTCGATAATTCGAGTCGGGCTGCAATCTCTTTGTGCGTTTTATTTTCGTATCGGCTCATAATGAAAATGGTTCGTGTTTTTTCGGGGAGTGTTTCCAACGCTTCATTAATTAGGCGTTGTGCTTCCGAGCTGAACAGTTCCTCAGGGTCGCATGCCTCCAATGTTGTGATCTTCAAATTCCTAACCCTTTCCATATGCGTCCGGATGTTTTGTTCTATATCCTCCCGTATCCGTTGATTGCGTAGATGGTTGAGGCTTTTGTGTTTCACCACTTCCATGATATAAGCCGGGATATTGGCATTAGAGATAAGAGAATGTCGGTTTTCCCAATAGTAAACCAAGCTGTCGACAACTATATCTTCAGCAGTCTCTTCATCCTGAATATAGGTATTTGCAAAACGAATGAAAATGCCCTGATAGTTTGAAAACAGTTTGTTAAATTCTTTTATCTCTGAAATGTTCTCCATATCTCAAACCATTGATAAGGTAAAGATAGATAAAAAATGGAGATTATAGTATTTCTTTGTCATAATCGTATTTATATCTATGATATTGATTTATGTAGAATCCTTTTTGACAAAATGATAATTTAGCATCAGTTTGCAGGAGGTATACAAGTATAGGCCGGGCTTGTCTTCATACAGGCTATCCTACGGGAATATCAAAATGACATATATGTAAGTTAATTTCTCTATTACTGTTAAACTGGAATGAATGTGTGAGCGATAGGGCGGTTTTTGTTCATGAACCGTCTGTATAGATGCATTTCGGTTCTTTGTTTTTGTTCACATTTTTACTCGTTCTGGCATTGTGAATATGTTATTTAGCATGCAAAATCAGTTTTTTGACAGGCTATTTTCTCAAAATTTGGGCTCCTTTTTGTGGAAATCTCGTTTTAAACGGAGCTCAATCTCGGTTAAACAAAATTTTTTTTCGTTTTAAACGAAGTTGAAGTTTGTTTAAAACCGGGTTTTGGAATCATATTATTGGAGATTAGTGTTAAAATATGTATTGATATTTTCTCCAGAACTGATTTGATATGTGATATTCATGTTTTTATTTTGCTCCTTTTTGTGTTAAAATGCTTCAGATGTCTTCAAATTTGATTATTGTGATATCTGTTTGGTTGCATAGATCTTTTGTATAAAATATAGACGTACCTCTAAACAAATTAAAGGTACGTCATAATTAATAACACTGTAAATACTTTTATAATTCAGAAAGCCATTTTTCGAGTCGTTTTACCATAGGTATTTCAAAGTAAAACATCCAATCACTGTTATTTGTCCTGGCTGAAAGATGCTTGTTTGGATCGACTTCTTCTATATATCCGTCTGCTGTAGACATGAAGCGTATTTCAGAATAGACATTTTCGAATTGACTTCTCATTATTTTGAAGTAATTACACAAGTTCTTTATTTCAGAAAGTGACTGTTTTCTTTGTTCGGGAGTATTTGCCATATCATATTTATGAAGGGCAATAATGACTTTTGTTGAAAAAGCAAACAAGTGTGCGGTCTGCCTATATACTTGCAGAGTATATCTGTTCCTTAAAGCTGTTTTCTCTCCGATATTGAGGATAGAATCGATTCTTTCGTATCTTTCTATAGCTTTTATAGCTTCGTTTACCTTTTTGTTATTATCAGAACTCCATTTTCCCGGATTATTAGGGTTAGGCATATCCAATAAAGTAAAAGGTGTAACTCCCCATGCCGGATTCCTTCTCCCGCTTGTAACTAATGCTTCATCGAAGAAATCCGCTAGAGCTTTCAGATCGTTTATGAACTCTGTTAATGAATCTGCCGGACAAAAACCGAACTCTCTTTGACCATGTGCCAGACTGAAAGATATTCTGTCCCTGGCATCGGGGTTCCAGCTGTATTCTCCCAAGGCAATAAATTCCCTCCACACTGCTTCCGCATGTGGCGAACCATCATCCCAGGTTGTAGCCAGTATTCCAACCAAGTCATTTTCAGTAGTAATTTTACAGAATCCTTTGATGAAATCTGTTCTTTCAATTTCCCTGGGAAGGTAAATACTATTTCCGGTTGCAGCAGCTGTTGCCGCCATAACCTTCAATCCTTTTTCTTTATACCAGTTCAATAATCTCTGATGGATGGGAGTTACCGCTTGTTCGTATTTCCAACGCATGTAGATACATTCTTTTGGAAATAAATTAATAGCTTCGTCAAGTTTCTGGGTGTTCCATTGCCGATCTAATTCTACCCCTTGAAGGGTATCGTTTTGGAGAATATCCCATAAATCAGCATGTTTCAGAGGCATATCATCCCAAAAGATTGGAGTACGGCTGTGTTCCGTGGCATACTTACAGGTTTTTTGTAACCAATCCATTTGTAATTCAAAAGGTGTTTTTCCTGTTGCTTTGCACCGTTCATCAATTCCGATAGACTGAACTTCATCTCCTCCAATATGGAGATATTTGCCATACGGCATCGCTTCTATAGCATCCTGATATAAGTCAAACTGAAGTTCGTATGTTCGAGGATCTGCAGGACAGAAATCTCTGTCACTGTTTGGATCTTCTCTTAATTCCCAATGATGTTTCAGGATATATGAAGCATGTCCCAGCCCTTGAACAAGTGGTGATACATCAATGTTTCTATCATGCGCATAACGGCAAAGAGCAATCATTTCCTCTTTACTGATCGCGTTTGGCGCTCCTATTTCCGGACGTCGTATATAGCGAAGTTTATCTTCCAACTCCCAGATAACAGCATTGATTTTATATCTGGCTAGCCGATCTATCGCTTTGTAATAATATTCCATCCGATTTAAATGGTGCTTGGTATCAAAGTGAATGGCCCTGTAAGCTAAAACCGGATAATCGGTAATAACCATTTCTGGGATAGCACAATTGAAATCCCGGCTATCTTCCAGTAA encodes the following:
- a CDS encoding TonB-dependent receptor, with protein sequence MRITSILLFVLIFSLHAIDSSSQNARISIRANNTSLKEVLNTIEKQTDYLFVYNVNVDTNLKVVVNARNQPVKQILDNLFSTIGLSYVQEGSYIVVSSSEKNEINQQRTTITGIVTDINGEPIIGANIVEKGTTNGTITDIEGKYSIDALLSSTLQITYIGYNPQTIAVNNRRVINIQLKEDSQAIDEVIVVGYGVQRKGNLTGSVAAIKSDKLTTAPIANVTNALAGQLPGLLAKQNSGQPGSDGSSLSIRGFGDPLIIVDGVESSFNNIDPNQIESISILKDGAASIYGARAGNGVLLVTTKRGQDQKPTITYNGSFTIQGVTDMVKPASSGQRTQMEREAYLQSGQPEAGAPWTAEAVDKFFAGNDPAYPNTDWFDYVFRKWAPQQNHNLSVRGGSSKIKYMGYFGYTDQQTMIKKNGGDYKRYNIQSNMDAAITDRINLTIDLTLTYEDRNFPVRGMGNEGHLWQDLYNTKPWYPSQLPDPTKLAWGGIDVGSIAATSNSDLTGYNHNKKRDLRGGVSLSYDFKYVKGLKAKAFINYIDDEQYVKEFTKPIKYYTYNTATDTYNYAGNFKEKAELRERTYRGSILTQQYSFTYDNLFNDTHRVSGLALFESIDYSNNNFMAYRKDFLTPSIEQLYAGSTSGMSNDGSASEMGRASFVARINYAFKDRYLIETILRADASAKFPKDSRWGYFPGVSLGWVASQESFFKNLTFVDNLKLRVSYGQSGNDAVGNFQYLSGYAMRGTYLLGDTPVSGLYSTGLANPLLTWEKMSIYNGGIDYSFLGRKIHGSIEGFYRQRDGIPATRTRSLPSTFGSALPQENLNSLNDRGFELNLGTEGKVADFSYNINGNISWSRSKWDHHEEPDYEDPDQKRINQLSGQWTDRAFGYSAEKLFTSQEEIDALEYTYSALGGNHSLRPGDIKYKDLNGDGVLDWKDQKDIGMGTMPHWMYGLSMDLRYRNFDFSALFQGAFGYYTNASLGFETEVKYDERWTQENNNPQALIPRLGGSTSNGWTSDYYYKSTSYLRLKNASLGYNVPKEILDKVGIDQVRIYVAGTNLFTISNIRKYGIDPEAPNIGNKLMYYPQQRTFSFGLNLSF
- a CDS encoding FecR family protein; the encoded protein is MEKEILYRFFLGKASYKEEEEVCNWAEASEQNMQEYLKERKYFDILLVQNKKIQISHTSPKNVLHWKNIIRYAAVIALFIVCGIQIYNFVKPDTGQLMNTISVPTGQRVNVLLSDGTNVWLNSGSKMKYPASFTNKKGKRVITLDGEGYFEVTKDTRRPFVVQTDKYNIEVLGTKFNVDAYNKTSSFSVALMEGSILISDKSEPDNKIILHPLQKADYIDGQLIVDKIQNYDIYRWKEGLLCFEHIAFNDLMKEFEKTYDIQIINENKHLDNYICSGKFRISDGVDFILQVLQRDADFRFKRNENNTIIYIK
- a CDS encoding RNA polymerase sigma-70 factor, with amino-acid sequence MENISEIKEFNKLFSNYQGIFIRFANTYIQDEETAEDIVVDSLVYYWENRHSLISNANIPAYIMEVVKHKSLNHLRNQRIREDIEQNIRTHMERVRNLKITTLEACDPEELFSSEAQRLINEALETLPEKTRTIFIMSRYENKTHKEIAARLELSTKSVEFHITKALNVLRKRLKDYLPFFFIFLN
- a CDS encoding family 20 glycosylhydrolase, which gives rise to MKVQLIIIMLLLLSNISSKELNKVFQLIPTPQKIEVKGGNTLRYGELTYLVSSHNNELPILPPVLDALPQKEKKGKGVQLIITEEEVPSSVEGYVLRINSKGVTISSRNKAGIFYGCQTLEQLLEDSRDFNCAIPEMVITDYPVLAYRAIHFDTKHHLNRMEYYYKAIDRLARYKINAVIWELEDKLRYIRRPEIGAPNAISKEEMIALCRYAHDRNIDVSPLVQGLGHASYILKHHWELREDPNSDRDFCPADPRTYELQFDLYQDAIEAMPYGKYLHIGGDEVQSIGIDERCKATGKTPFELQMDWLQKTCKYATEHSRTPIFWDDMPLKHADLWDILQNDTLQGVELDRQWNTQKLDEAINLFPKECIYMRWKYEQAVTPIHQRLLNWYKEKGLKVMAATAAATGNSIYLPREIERTDFIKGFCKITTENDLVGILATTWDDGSPHAEAVWREFIALGEYSWNPDARDRISFSLAHGQREFGFCPADSLTEFINDLKALADFFDEALVTSGRRNPAWGVTPFTLLDMPNPNNPGKWSSDNNKKVNEAIKAIERYERIDSILNIGEKTALRNRYTLQVYRQTAHLFAFSTKVIIALHKYDMANTPEQRKQSLSEIKNLCNYFKIMRSQFENVYSEIRFMSTADGYIEEVDPNKHLSARTNNSDWMFYFEIPMVKRLEKWLSEL